Below is a genomic region from Glaciihabitans sp. INWT7.
CCGGCGAGGAGGGCGCGAGCCTTCTCTTCGACGGACCTGAACTCCCGGTAGTAGCCGTCGTCGTAGTCTTCGACGATCTGGAACGTCCAACGCCCCTCGATCACGTTGCGACCGACCACGGTGCGATCGATGTCGTCGGCGATGTCGCCGTGGCCGGCCTTCCGCAGCATCTCCACCGCTTCGCCCAGGGCGAGATCCGCTTTTCCTGTCAGTCGATGAAAGCCGTACAGCAGCCCGCGGGCGTTCTCGACAGTCTCCAGGGCCTCCGAGAGCTTGCCGAGGGCTTCCACCTCCGCATCCGTCATGCCCGCCGGTCGTCGGTGGCCCGAGTCCGGCCCGTCTTTCTCGCCGGCTCCCTGGTCGCGTGGGGTATCCATGATCGCCTCGGTCCCTCCTTTCGTCGCGGCTGCCGGTGGTTTCTCGTTGCCTGGTCGGAGCGTGCGCCGCGTGCAGCTACTAAAGCCCATCCGACGCTCGGACCGTGGCGTCCTCAAGGCCTTGACCCACGGGGGCGCCCGTCCGATAATCGGCGGCGCGGGCATGGATGTCGGTGCCCTTGCTTCACGACCGGAGAAGTGGACGGACAGGCGGATCCCCACCACCGGGGGCGTGTCTAGGGGGAAGTACCGAAACGCCGCCGGGGCGCCCTACAGCTCTGCCCTGCGTCTCGCTAAGGTCGAACTATGGATGCAGCGGGGCACGACGACATCGAGTACGAGCAGAACGGTCGCCGAGCGATGGTTCGATACACCCCCGAGGACGCGGAGTGGAATATCTTCGCCCCCTCGGGCGTCTACGTCGCCACCTTCGCCGAAAGCCCTTCGACGAAAGCGGGCGATGCCACGGCGCCGCTGTACCAACTCATCACCAACCGCACGTCCCCCCGCGCAACAGAGAGCGACCACCGGTCCGCGGACTGGCGCGGGCTGGTCGAGCGCGCCCTCATCGACTTCGACGGCTTCGCCGGCGCCGACGACCTGATCGGCGAATGAGCAGGCGGACGAGCGGATGAAGCCACGCCGCCTCCGGCTCCCGTTCGCGCGGCTCCTTGAGTCGATCAAGTCGAGCCTGTGGCCGATACCCGTGATAGCTATCGTCGCCGCGATGGGAATTGGACTGCTGCTCCCCTGGCTCGATAGATCGATCGACGCCGTGCTTCCGGATGGGCTAGACGCGGTGGTATTCAACGGCGGTGCCCAGTCGGCTCGATCGGTGCTGTCGTCGATCGCGGGTTCGCTCATCACGGCCACCTCCCTCACCTTCTCCCTCACGGTGGTCTCGCTGCAGTTGGCGAGCAGCCAGGCGTCCCCGCGTGTGCTGAGGCTATTCGCGCAGGACAGCGTCGTGCACGGCACCCTCGCCCTCTTCCTGGGCACATTCGCGTTCACCATCATGACGCTGCGAACCATCCGCGATCCGTCTCTCGGCAGTGCCGCGATCGTTCCGCGCATCGCCGTAACGCTCTCCCTGATGCTCACGCTCGCGAGCGTGCTCATGCTCGTGTTCTTCCTCGCCCATCTCGCCCGGCAGCTACGGGTCGAGACGATGCTCAAGGACATCCATGCCGAGACGGACCGCACGATCGCCCTGGTGAGCGAGGCCAACGAGGCGAACCGGGCCTTTCGCGGCACCGTGCTCCGGCGCGCCCCGAACCAGCCGGTAGTGGCCCGGTCGAGCGGCTTCATCACCCGATACGACCGGAGCGCCGTGGTGGCGATCGCCGAGCGGCACGGGCTGGTGGTTGAGGAGCTGAAACTCGTCGGTGAGAGCAGCATCTCGGGAAGCGCGCTCCTGCGCTACCGGCGGACGCGACAGTCGTCCGGTGACGATGAGGCGATCGAAGACGAACTGCGCGCTG
It encodes:
- a CDS encoding DUF2254 domain-containing protein, coding for MGIGLLLPWLDRSIDAVLPDGLDAVVFNGGAQSARSVLSSIAGSLITATSLTFSLTVVSLQLASSQASPRVLRLFAQDSVVHGTLALFLGTFAFTIMTLRTIRDPSLGSAAIVPRIAVTLSLMLTLASVLMLVFFLAHLARQLRVETMLKDIHAETDRTIALVSEANEANRAFRGTVLRRAPNQPVVARSSGFITRYDRSAVVAIAERHGLVVEELKLVGESSISGSALLRYRRTRQSSGDDEAIEDELRAAFSIDYERTSAQDADYGVQQIVDIGVRALSPGINDPTTALHALAHLAALLSDCLAMPQPPPALAGEDGALRVLTRARSRAQTIEGTLGQMRRYGAADFPVVKRMLDLLDDLLVVHPESDIATAVETQLDALTVAVEKYRFGREESRAIATRSTEVRRHARALVRRRPAARAARRSRS